A genome region from candidate division KSB1 bacterium includes the following:
- a CDS encoding nitroreductase family protein: MHFENLIQTRYSVRAYSDKDVQEEKLQAVLRAALMAPTAVNQQPFRFIVLSTRGNENELRRVYKRDWLLQAPLVICACAAPDEAWSRMDGRNYADVDTVIAMDHLILAATEQGLGTCWIAAFDPEAVREVFLLQENWEPIALTPLGYAADAPKPKQRKSVQERVIFASQAKR; the protein is encoded by the coding sequence ATGCATTTTGAAAATCTGATTCAAACCCGCTACAGTGTGCGCGCTTATTCCGATAAAGATGTGCAAGAGGAAAAGCTGCAGGCGGTTTTACGAGCGGCTTTAATGGCGCCGACCGCTGTGAACCAGCAACCCTTTCGATTCATTGTTCTCTCCACACGCGGCAATGAAAACGAATTACGCAGGGTGTACAAACGCGACTGGCTGCTGCAGGCGCCGCTGGTTATCTGCGCCTGCGCAGCGCCGGATGAGGCGTGGTCGCGAATGGACGGACGCAATTACGCGGATGTGGACACGGTGATTGCTATGGATCATCTTATTCTGGCCGCAACCGAGCAGGGACTGGGAACCTGCTGGATCGCCGCTTTTGATCCGGAAGCAGTCAGGGAGGTTTTTCTGCTTCAAGAGAACTGGGAGCCCATCGCATTGACGCCGTTGGGGTATGCCGCGGATGCGCCGAAACCGAAACAACGCAAATCTGTGCAGGAACGGGTGATCTTTGCGAGTCAGGCAAAACGCTGA
- a CDS encoding DoxX family protein has product MKKLFSSQFLNADLAILILRLWVGAMFIWHGYSKLFGGMEQFSGWLGQLGVPLPVLFGYLAALSEFVGGILLILGLFYRIAAFFILFVMIVALTTAHAGDPLSKTEKPLTFAVTMISFIVFGAGKYSLDAVWFKKPEQHVALNRQIKVNSDFYSPICPVRLLTSL; this is encoded by the coding sequence ATGAAAAAATTATTCAGCAGTCAATTTCTAAACGCAGACCTCGCCATACTCATTTTGAGATTATGGGTCGGCGCCATGTTCATCTGGCACGGATACAGCAAACTCTTTGGAGGCATGGAACAATTTTCAGGGTGGCTGGGACAACTCGGTGTGCCCCTGCCGGTACTGTTTGGATATCTTGCAGCATTGTCCGAGTTTGTCGGCGGCATTTTGCTCATCCTCGGACTGTTTTACCGTATCGCAGCGTTTTTCATTTTATTTGTTATGATTGTCGCGCTGACGACGGCGCATGCCGGAGATCCATTAAGCAAAACTGAAAAGCCTCTGACATTTGCTGTCACGATGATATCATTTATTGTTTTCGGTGCGGGGAAATACAGTCTGGATGCTGTGTGGTTTAAAAAGCCAGAGCAACACGTAGCATTAAATCGGCAAATAAAAGTAAACTCTGATTTTTATTCGCCGATTTGTCCTGTAAGACTGTTAACCAGTCTTTAA
- a CDS encoding GEVED domain-containing protein, with protein sequence MLIDSMNTLVKRFLCSGLFFSTFAFLNATPTVNGLFYGDGDSGEYEVLAENEEGRGTLYYYLENNSLYMAVVVDPSVNDNVFDKFKETDYISSAGWSRGAGRTGYELVGSDHLEFSFTRTKNGVNETLSWHQDYVYDADGDGDPMEADWLSDAWGDDGSSKNGLLPPEGTISKSSLQWNLNNDSWVTNHPEYFDGGGRRAPWKSPHDPNDPNSLSGGYPFWDSVNQWEWALVYEMMIPLDGITGTMEFRVNSAHNSPSKDDNENVPIPISGTVSLTTITPKDFGDLPSPYPTVKADNGPYHELTSASNPTLGAFVDADMDGLPGAEASGDDNDNTENDEDGIEFTSKIAAGETATLTATANLSGYLNAWMDFNGDGDFDDTGEQIFTDQALSGGANNLNYSVPANVTQGVSYARFRFSSETGLSPTGGASDGEVEDYRVQVLSLEYADYGDAAEGWLPAGEAVDASYAYLGSSVDKEGVYTGTLTADDDDNSDIDDEDGVTFYSTEDAGATWSEMSEPLYFVRGARYKVQVDVTVAAGVNARLAAWFDFDGDGFDNGSPDLIIDNDVYKGSMAKSAISSLAKSNQTMAESREYTFTVPDVASADLTYVRFRLDTGYSSDPLSPSGYGDGFGEVEDYYAQLGDTDPVAVSLASFDAQLDNNAVILTWTSENEVDHAGYTVSRSESKTGPFKALFSGLITEPDSKQGALKSYAYTDSQVRSDKTYYYRLNAVDLSGGSQPFGPVKVTTTGIEQKIAVDQYWISDNYPNPFNPSTVIEYRLPEASFVHLEIYDINARLITTLVSQSQGSGRYRVEWDATNNAGASVSSGTYFYRFRAGDVTQNGSMIYMK encoded by the coding sequence ATGTTAATAGATAGTATGAACACACTGGTCAAACGGTTTTTATGCAGCGGACTTTTTTTTAGTACATTTGCATTTTTGAATGCCACTCCCACGGTTAACGGTTTGTTTTACGGCGACGGGGATTCTGGCGAATATGAAGTGCTGGCGGAAAATGAAGAGGGCCGGGGCACTTTATACTACTATCTGGAAAATAATTCTCTTTATATGGCGGTGGTGGTCGATCCTTCTGTTAATGACAATGTGTTTGACAAGTTTAAGGAAACGGATTATATCAGCTCAGCCGGTTGGAGCCGGGGAGCGGGACGGACCGGTTATGAACTGGTTGGCTCCGATCATCTCGAGTTTTCGTTTACACGTACCAAAAATGGTGTGAACGAAACACTGTCCTGGCATCAGGACTATGTTTATGACGCGGACGGAGATGGTGATCCTATGGAAGCTGACTGGCTGTCGGATGCTTGGGGAGATGATGGGTCTTCAAAAAATGGTCTATTACCACCAGAAGGAACTATTTCCAAAAGTTCTCTGCAATGGAATCTGAACAACGACTCGTGGGTAACCAATCATCCCGAATATTTTGACGGCGGCGGCAGACGGGCCCCCTGGAAATCTCCACATGACCCCAACGATCCCAATAGCCTTTCCGGTGGTTATCCCTTTTGGGACAGCGTCAATCAATGGGAGTGGGCTCTGGTTTATGAAATGATGATCCCGCTGGACGGGATTACCGGAACCATGGAGTTTCGCGTCAACAGCGCTCATAATTCGCCCTCAAAAGATGACAACGAGAATGTGCCCATTCCCATATCAGGCACAGTCAGCCTGACCACCATTACGCCCAAGGATTTTGGTGATTTACCGTCCCCCTATCCAACAGTTAAAGCTGATAACGGCCCGTACCATGAATTAACATCTGCATCAAATCCCACGCTGGGCGCTTTTGTGGATGCGGATATGGACGGACTCCCCGGCGCCGAGGCATCGGGTGATGATAACGACAATACGGAAAACGATGAAGACGGTATTGAATTTACATCAAAAATTGCCGCCGGTGAAACCGCAACCCTGACCGCAACCGCCAATCTGTCCGGTTATCTCAATGCCTGGATGGATTTCAATGGCGACGGCGATTTTGATGATACCGGCGAACAAATTTTTACGGATCAGGCCTTGAGCGGCGGCGCCAACAATCTGAATTATTCGGTTCCCGCCAATGTGACGCAGGGCGTGTCCTATGCGCGCTTCCGGTTCAGCAGTGAAACGGGTCTCTCCCCCACAGGCGGCGCATCGGACGGTGAGGTGGAGGATTACCGGGTGCAGGTACTGTCGCTCGAATATGCAGATTATGGAGATGCGGCCGAGGGTTGGCTCCCGGCCGGCGAAGCGGTGGATGCCTCCTATGCCTATTTGGGTTCGTCTGTGGACAAAGAAGGGGTTTATACCGGAACGCTGACTGCAGATGATGATGACAACAGCGACATTGATGATGAAGACGGGGTGACGTTTTATTCCACTGAAGATGCCGGGGCGACCTGGAGCGAAATGAGTGAACCGCTGTACTTTGTCCGCGGCGCCCGGTATAAAGTACAGGTCGACGTGACGGTTGCGGCCGGTGTGAACGCCAGACTTGCTGCATGGTTTGATTTTGACGGCGACGGATTTGATAACGGCAGCCCGGATTTGATTATTGATAATGATGTGTACAAAGGCAGCATGGCAAAATCTGCGATCTCGAGTCTGGCCAAAAGCAATCAGACGATGGCCGAATCCCGCGAGTATACTTTTACCGTACCGGATGTGGCCTCTGCGGACTTGACCTATGTGCGCTTTCGTCTGGATACCGGCTACAGCAGCGATCCGCTCTCCCCGTCCGGCTACGGCGACGGGTTCGGCGAGGTGGAGGACTATTACGCGCAGCTGGGCGATACCGATCCGGTGGCGGTGAGCCTGGCGTCTTTTGATGCTCAACTGGACAACAATGCCGTCATTTTAACCTGGACGTCCGAGAACGAAGTGGATCATGCCGGATACACCGTCTCGCGCAGTGAATCGAAAACCGGTCCTTTTAAGGCTTTATTTTCCGGATTAATCACCGAGCCGGACTCTAAACAGGGTGCGCTGAAATCCTATGCCTATACTGATAGCCAAGTCCGATCCGATAAAACCTATTATTACAGACTGAATGCGGTCGATTTGAGCGGCGGCTCTCAGCCCTTTGGTCCGGTGAAGGTGACCACGACCGGTATTGAACAAAAAATCGCAGTGGATCAATACTGGATTTCTGATAATTATCCCAATCCCTTTAATCCGAGCACAGTGATTGAATACCGTCTGCCGGAAGCTTCTTTTGTACATCTCGAGATTTACGATATCAACGCCCGTCTGATAACGACGCTGGTCTCGCAATCGCAGGGCTCCGGGCGTTACCGGGTAGAGTGGGATGCGACAAACAATGCCGGAGCGTCTGTTTCTTCCGGTACATACTTTTATCGCTTTCGGGCCGGCGATGTGACCCAAAACGGATCGATGATTTATATGAAATAA
- a CDS encoding FlgD immunoglobulin-like domain containing protein, which yields MKFVKKLSVLFLLLIIACIKVSSETAFEINFDTDAQGTDIVAGQFIDDEYEAWGVTISESHSSHRVMAFDSQNPTGGDTDLGTPNEAFGGPGVGAAGATDPGKNDVARGMVIILSTDNNQSVPNDWNAPSGDNARFIFTFSSPVKLADKIYTLDDVEADVYFYDEDNNQIGSSISITVTGENVYYEQDVDVANVKRMEINIDGSGAIPGIFYTRDIDFGDATSDYGLAGHYRPSGSIVKLGDDVEVEDAQEYSLAADGDNYDDGISYERWVDADEDNVIDSNEWVSHTSSTFVVDETYRVTVESYLPANENARLAAWFDFGNNDSFEDNSTERIIDNVLLENNAGSAATVTTTHQFTVPTGANTGGGTTYIRYRLDLGVPGQSPENLTPTGYGEYAGEVQDYTAELSDTPPVAVTLSAFTAEAFQDNVLLEWSAESEINHVGYELLRGSAPDEPFSSISGLISRPKFVQSNTKYYKFTDAGIKPGLHYYILQDVSVDGSTTEHGPIAVNVSVETAIEGNMEIRDFRLYGNYPNPFNPLTVIEYDVPVQEKVVLEIYNSKGQHIKTLVNAIQSPGHYSVTWDAMSENGDSVPSGLYLYRFRAADFHQIGRMVYLK from the coding sequence ATGAAGTTTGTAAAAAAGTTGAGCGTCTTGTTTTTATTGCTCATTATTGCATGTATAAAAGTATCGTCTGAAACCGCATTTGAAATTAACTTTGATACCGATGCACAGGGAACTGACATTGTTGCAGGTCAATTTATCGATGATGAATATGAAGCTTGGGGGGTTACGATCAGCGAAAGCCATTCCAGTCACCGGGTCATGGCGTTTGACAGTCAAAATCCGACCGGTGGTGATACCGACCTGGGGACTCCAAATGAAGCGTTTGGGGGACCTGGAGTTGGTGCAGCAGGTGCTACTGATCCGGGAAAAAACGATGTAGCAAGGGGTATGGTGATTATCCTGTCAACTGATAACAACCAGTCGGTCCCCAACGACTGGAACGCACCTTCCGGCGACAATGCCCGGTTTATTTTTACATTCAGCTCTCCTGTAAAGTTGGCGGATAAAATATATACCTTGGATGATGTGGAGGCCGACGTTTATTTTTATGATGAAGACAATAATCAAATCGGCAGTTCGATATCGATCACGGTCACCGGAGAAAATGTCTATTACGAACAGGACGTGGATGTCGCCAATGTCAAACGCATGGAAATCAATATAGACGGCAGCGGCGCGATCCCCGGAATCTTTTACACCCGCGACATTGATTTTGGCGATGCGACTTCCGATTATGGACTGGCCGGACATTATCGGCCCAGCGGCAGTATTGTCAAACTGGGAGACGATGTCGAGGTCGAGGATGCTCAGGAATACTCTTTAGCTGCCGATGGTGATAATTATGATGACGGTATCAGTTACGAACGCTGGGTGGATGCGGATGAGGATAACGTAATAGACAGCAATGAATGGGTTTCACATACCAGCAGTACGTTTGTTGTGGATGAAACCTACAGAGTGACGGTTGAATCTTATTTGCCGGCCAATGAGAACGCCCGCCTGGCCGCATGGTTCGACTTTGGTAACAATGATTCTTTTGAGGACAACAGTACCGAACGCATCATTGATAATGTCCTGCTGGAAAATAATGCAGGTAGCGCTGCTACAGTGACCACAACACACCAATTTACGGTGCCGACAGGCGCGAATACCGGCGGCGGTACGACGTACATTCGTTATCGACTTGATTTGGGTGTTCCCGGGCAATCCCCGGAGAATCTCACACCAACGGGATACGGCGAGTACGCCGGTGAGGTTCAGGACTACACCGCGGAATTGTCAGATACTCCGCCTGTTGCCGTAACGCTGAGTGCTTTTACGGCTGAAGCATTTCAAGACAATGTGCTCCTGGAATGGAGCGCGGAATCAGAAATCAATCATGTCGGATATGAGCTGCTCCGCGGTTCTGCCCCGGATGAACCGTTTTCATCCATCAGCGGACTGATTAGCCGACCGAAATTCGTACAATCCAACACAAAATACTACAAGTTTACAGATGCCGGTATAAAACCCGGTCTCCATTATTACATACTTCAGGATGTGAGTGTGGACGGCTCGACGACAGAACATGGACCGATTGCGGTCAATGTATCAGTGGAAACGGCTATTGAGGGAAATATGGAGATTCGTGATTTTCGCTTATATGGTAATTATCCCAATCCCTTTAATCCACTGACGGTCATTGAATATGATGTCCCGGTTCAGGAAAAGGTTGTATTGGAAATATACAACAGCAAGGGTCAGCATATAAAAACACTGGTGAACGCTATTCAATCCCCGGGACATTATAGTGTGACCTGGGATGCAATGTCGGAAAATGGTGACTCTGTTCCTTCTGGACTTTATTTGTACAGATTTCGGGCCGCGGATTTTCATCAAATAGGGCGTATGGTCTATTTGAAATAA
- a CDS encoding nitroreductase family protein, whose protein sequence is MHFENLIQTRYSVRAYSDKDVQAEKLQAILRAALMAPTAVNQQPFRFIVLSTRGNENELRRVYKRDWLLQAPLVICACAAPDEAWSRMDGRNYADVDTVIAMDHLILAATGQGLGTCWIAAFDPEAVREVFLLQEGWEPIALTPLGYAADAPKPKQRKSVRERVIFK, encoded by the coding sequence ATGCATTTTGAAAATCTGATTCAAACCCGCTACAGTGTGCGTGCTTATTCCGATAAAGACGTGCAAGCGGAAAAGCTGCAGGCGATTTTACGAGCGGCTTTAATGGCGCCGACCGCTGTGAACCAGCAACCCTTTCGATTCATTGTCCTCTCCACACGCGGCAATGAAAACGAATTACGCAGGGTGTACAAACGCGACTGGCTGCTGCAGGCGCCGCTGGTTATCTGCGCCTGCGCGGCGCCGGATGAGGCGTGGTCGCGAATGGACGGACGCAATTACGCGGATGTGGACACGGTGATTGCTATGGATCATCTTATTCTGGCCGCAACCGGGCAGGGTCTGGGAACCTGCTGGATCGCCGCTTTTGATCCGGAAGCAGTCAGGGAGGTTTTTCTGCTTCAAGAGGGCTGGGAGCCCATCGCATTGACGCCGTTGGGGTATGCCGCGGATGCGCCGAAACCGAAACAACGCAAATCTGTGCGGGAACGGGTGATCTTTAAATAA
- a CDS encoding ATP-dependent Clp protease ATP-binding subunit, translating into MKNNFSSRVQMIIQFAREEALRLGHDYIGTEHLLLGLIREGEGRAIEILRNLGCDLEEILQAIEDAGRVSNDTMTLGNIPFTKRAEKILKNAYVEAERHKSDIIGTEHLLLALVKEQEGLAAQILNSFDVTYNAISAELGRIMEHSQHAQQPTGETRGKSKTPALDHFGRDLTKLAKQDKLDPIIGRHNEIQRVAQILSRRKKNNPVLIGEPGVGKTAIAEGLALRIVDKKVPRILYNKRVITLDLGAIVAGTKYRGQFEERMKAIMNELSKMTDIILFIDELHTIVGAGGASGSLDASNMFKPALARGELQCIGATTLDEYRQYIEKDGALERRFQKVMVDPPSLDETREIIKGLQHRYEKHHHVHYSDEALKEILSLSERYITDRFQPDKAIDVLDETGARVHLNNIVVPQEFVEIENKIKEIRKEKENVVRSQNFEKAAELRDREKSLFQALEEAKERWNDEQSEFYASVTGEDVAEVVSMMTKIPVTRVEESESEKLLKMADQLKYRVIGQDPVIEMLSRTIRRSRAGLKDPNRPIGSFVFLGPTGVGKTYVAKELAKYMFNDENALVRIDMSEYMEKYSVSRLTGAPPGYVGYEEGGQLTEKVRSHPYSVVLFDEIEKAHPDMFNILLQILDEGHITDGLGRKIDFKNTILILTSNIGARQVRRGGSIGFTKQSDQDNYESMRERITEKVKDTFNPEFLNRLDDLVVFRQLNRDDMVRIIDLLLEDMLKKVADRDMYLELTRDAKELLAEKGFDPVYGARPLKRIIQTHIEDQLAEEMLKGRFEDGAQISVHRKSDELVFKEMGKNKPKPSKEKQETVNH; encoded by the coding sequence ATGAAAAATAATTTTTCCAGCAGAGTCCAGATGATCATACAATTTGCTCGGGAAGAGGCGCTCAGACTGGGACACGATTATATCGGCACCGAACATCTGCTTCTGGGATTGATCCGTGAAGGTGAAGGCAGAGCGATCGAGATTCTGCGTAATCTGGGATGCGATCTGGAAGAAATACTGCAGGCCATTGAGGATGCCGGTCGTGTTTCAAACGACACTATGACGTTGGGCAATATACCGTTCACCAAACGGGCGGAAAAAATATTAAAAAATGCTTATGTGGAAGCGGAACGACATAAATCGGATATTATCGGCACAGAACATCTGCTCCTGGCCCTGGTCAAAGAGCAGGAAGGTCTGGCCGCACAAATATTGAACAGTTTTGACGTAACTTATAATGCTATTTCAGCAGAATTGGGACGGATCATGGAACATTCCCAGCATGCACAGCAACCGACAGGCGAAACTCGAGGCAAATCAAAAACACCGGCTCTGGATCACTTTGGTCGTGATTTGACGAAACTCGCCAAACAGGATAAACTCGATCCAATCATCGGCCGACATAATGAAATCCAGCGTGTGGCGCAAATTCTGAGTCGCCGCAAAAAGAACAATCCGGTGCTCATTGGCGAGCCGGGTGTGGGCAAAACCGCGATTGCGGAAGGTCTGGCGTTGCGCATAGTCGACAAAAAAGTGCCGAGGATCCTGTACAACAAACGGGTGATTACCCTGGATCTCGGAGCCATTGTGGCCGGAACCAAATACCGTGGTCAGTTCGAAGAGCGCATGAAAGCGATTATGAACGAACTGAGCAAAATGACGGATATCATTCTGTTCATTGACGAGCTGCACACCATTGTCGGCGCCGGCGGCGCTTCCGGGTCCCTGGATGCCTCCAATATGTTCAAACCGGCTCTGGCGCGTGGTGAACTGCAGTGTATCGGAGCAACCACACTGGACGAGTATCGGCAGTACATTGAAAAAGACGGCGCCCTGGAACGGCGCTTTCAAAAAGTGATGGTTGATCCGCCCTCCCTGGATGAGACGCGCGAGATCATCAAAGGATTGCAGCATCGCTACGAAAAACATCATCATGTGCACTATTCCGATGAAGCGCTCAAGGAGATTCTCAGTTTATCCGAGCGTTATATCACCGACCGGTTCCAGCCCGACAAAGCCATTGACGTTCTGGATGAAACCGGCGCGCGTGTGCATTTGAACAATATTGTGGTGCCGCAGGAATTTGTGGAAATTGAAAACAAAATCAAAGAGATCCGCAAAGAAAAAGAAAATGTGGTTCGCTCGCAAAATTTTGAAAAAGCAGCCGAACTTCGTGATCGCGAAAAATCATTGTTCCAGGCTTTGGAAGAAGCCAAGGAACGCTGGAATGATGAACAGTCCGAGTTTTATGCAAGCGTCACCGGAGAGGACGTCGCGGAAGTGGTTTCCATGATGACCAAAATTCCGGTCACCCGGGTGGAAGAATCCGAATCCGAAAAGCTTTTAAAAATGGCGGATCAGCTCAAATATCGGGTGATCGGTCAGGATCCGGTGATCGAAATGCTGAGCCGCACCATCCGGCGTTCGCGTGCCGGACTCAAGGACCCCAATCGACCGATCGGATCGTTCGTGTTTCTGGGTCCCACCGGTGTGGGCAAGACGTATGTGGCCAAGGAACTGGCAAAATATATGTTTAATGATGAAAACGCGCTGGTGCGCATTGACATGTCCGAATATATGGAAAAATACTCTGTATCACGCCTCACCGGCGCGCCTCCCGGCTATGTCGGCTATGAAGAGGGCGGTCAGCTGACGGAAAAAGTGCGTTCGCATCCCTATTCCGTGGTGCTCTTTGACGAGATTGAAAAGGCGCATCCGGACATGTTCAACATCCTGCTGCAAATTCTGGATGAAGGACATATCACCGACGGTCTGGGACGCAAAATCGATTTCAAGAATACGATTTTGATCCTGACCAGCAACATCGGCGCCCGCCAGGTGCGCAGAGGCGGCTCAATCGGATTCACCAAACAGAGTGATCAAGACAATTACGAAAGCATGCGCGAGCGCATCACGGAAAAGGTCAAGGATACATTCAATCCCGAATTTTTGAATCGCCTGGACGACCTGGTTGTTTTCCGGCAGTTAAATCGGGATGATATGGTGCGCATCATCGATCTGCTGCTTGAAGATATGCTCAAAAAAGTGGCCGACCGGGATATGTACCTGGAGCTCACACGCGACGCCAAAGAACTATTGGCGGAAAAGGGATTCGATCCGGTGTACGGGGCGCGTCCCTTGAAACGCATCATCCAGACCCATATTGAAGATCAACTGGCGGAAGAAATGCTCAAAGGCCGCTTTGAGGACGGCGCGCAAATCAGCGTGCACCGCAAAAGTGATGAACTGGTGTTTAAGGAAATGGGAAAGAACAAGCCCAAACCGTCAAAAGAAAAACAAGAAACAGTCAATCATTAA
- a CDS encoding GEVED domain-containing protein, whose product MKNSVKLKTGTKWSLLFVLLLSSLQLYAQPTVNGLFYGDGDDAIYTLYSTSEYGSGLYYTVHENTLYVALVVHRSVNDCVFSPLSGGGRDRDPYMKSADWKKSHDVNTLTNSEFAGFTLTIGSTSYDWQQGYAYNPSPGINTGWVSDNTTGNGLGTAPPGYTSASSFTCNLNNYAQRYNSGTQLFDLEVYGTGVGNWKSAWDSNENVNQMTGYPASGQITYDPNYEWEWSMVYEWSVDLSSFGPNPIYVFSGSSHHSPMKTDYIDPDTGDEDENDDFPPGDETILSDFGDLPDTYGTRVASNGAQHYIIANGAYLGTGPDSETEGQPDVVAGGDNMSSINDEDGIVLSSIDFDNSTAVLTVKAGAPGYLSAFIDFDGDGTLDAVTLNSSTGPATVTTGTISETYLSAAGTYNLTIQWPTLVNDTYSRFRFTNNSGDGGASATGVATTGEVEDYYWDTNSYTPVAVALSQLNAKADEDGIHISWTAEQEIDHAGYSVLRSLSQQGPFEMVSHTLITQATRVQGTVKYYEFTDRRVEPGRTYYYMIRDVGLNGAGTDHGPLAAEALSTGIEELNASRSFRVYGNYPNPFNPSTTIEYDLPDATVVSLQVYDIHGRLIRTLVDGMQNAGRQHIEWDATNGQGVPMSSGLYIYQFRAGDVKQTGRMMYLK is encoded by the coding sequence ATGAAAAATAGTGTAAAGTTAAAAACCGGCACAAAATGGAGTCTTTTGTTTGTGCTGTTACTTTCTTCTTTGCAATTATATGCCCAGCCAACTGTCAATGGTTTGTTTTACGGAGATGGAGATGATGCCATTTACACTCTGTATTCAACCTCTGAATATGGAAGCGGATTGTATTATACCGTGCACGAGAATACCCTTTATGTCGCCCTGGTTGTTCATCGGAGTGTGAATGATTGTGTGTTTAGTCCTTTAAGCGGCGGCGGAAGAGATCGGGATCCGTATATGAAAAGTGCCGATTGGAAAAAGTCTCATGACGTCAATACGCTGACTAATTCTGAATTCGCAGGTTTTACTTTGACGATAGGTTCCACTTCTTATGATTGGCAGCAAGGGTATGCATACAATCCCTCGCCCGGTATTAATACAGGTTGGGTTTCCGATAATACAACAGGAAATGGTTTGGGCACAGCCCCTCCGGGATATACTTCAGCAAGCTCTTTTACCTGCAACCTGAACAATTACGCCCAACGCTACAATTCAGGTACACAATTGTTTGATCTGGAAGTTTATGGAACGGGTGTGGGTAACTGGAAATCCGCATGGGACAGCAATGAAAATGTGAATCAAATGACCGGATATCCGGCGAGCGGGCAAATCACCTATGATCCCAATTATGAATGGGAGTGGTCCATGGTTTATGAGTGGTCCGTGGATTTGAGCAGTTTCGGGCCCAATCCCATCTATGTGTTTTCCGGTTCGTCACATCACTCTCCCATGAAAACCGACTATATTGATCCCGATACAGGGGATGAAGATGAAAATGATGACTTTCCGCCCGGAGACGAGACGATTTTATCTGATTTTGGAGATCTTCCGGATACTTACGGAACACGGGTCGCCAGCAACGGGGCTCAGCATTATATCATAGCCAACGGCGCCTATCTGGGCACCGGTCCGGATTCGGAAACCGAGGGTCAACCGGATGTGGTGGCCGGAGGGGATAATATGTCTTCAATCAATGACGAGGATGGTATTGTTCTGTCCTCGATCGATTTTGACAATAGTACAGCTGTACTGACGGTTAAGGCCGGCGCTCCCGGTTACCTGTCCGCATTCATCGATTTTGACGGGGATGGTACTCTGGATGCGGTTACCTTGAATTCTTCGACCGGTCCGGCTACAGTGACAACCGGCACGATTTCTGAAACCTATTTATCCGCAGCTGGCACGTATAATCTGACCATTCAATGGCCGACACTGGTCAATGATACCTATTCCCGCTTTCGCTTTACCAATAATTCCGGCGACGGCGGCGCCTCTGCAACGGGTGTTGCCACTACCGGTGAGGTAGAAGATTACTATTGGGATACAAACAGTTATACACCCGTCGCTGTCGCGCTTTCTCAACTCAATGCAAAGGCTGATGAGGATGGAATTCATATCAGCTGGACGGCAGAACAGGAGATTGACCATGCGGGCTATTCTGTGCTGCGCAGTCTTTCTCAGCAGGGTCCGTTTGAAATGGTGAGCCATACATTGATCACGCAGGCCACCCGTGTTCAGGGCACGGTCAAATATTATGAATTCACAGACCGCCGTGTAGAACCGGGACGAACCTATTATTATATGATCCGTGATGTAGGCTTGAACGGCGCTGGGACCGACCATGGACCGCTTGCAGCCGAGGCTTTATCTACAGGAATAGAAGAGCTGAATGCCAGCCGCAGCTTCCGGGTGTACGGCAATTATCCGAATCCGTTCAATCCCAGCACCACGATTGAATATGACCTGCCGGATGCCACAGTTGTATCTCTGCAGGTCTATGACATACACGGTCGGTTGATTCGCACGTTGGTTGACGGAATGCAAAACGCCGGTCGACAGCATATCGAATGGGACGCGACGAATGGACAGGGAGTTCCAATGTCTTCCGGACTTTATATCTATCAATTCCGGGCCGGAGATGTCAAGCAGACGGGGCGAATGATGTATCTGAAATAA